A DNA window from Tenuifilaceae bacterium CYCD contains the following coding sequences:
- the prfC gene encoding peptide chain release factor 3 encodes MSLEEVKRRRTFAIVSHPDAGKTTLTEKLLLFGGAIHVAGAVKSNKIKKTATSDFMEIERQRGISVSTSVMEFEHNGYKVNILDTPGHQDFAEDTYRTLTAVDSVIIVIDHAKGVETQTRKLMEVCRMRNTPVIVFINKLDRPGNDPFELLDEIEKELKIKVRPLSWPISQGPTFKGVYNLFEQKLFLFSGDDKQTVSDNIIEIKDINSPELDGYIKPFTKKFHEEIELVSEVYPEFDINAYLAGELAPVFFGSALNNFGVKELLDCFVQIAPYPRPTVTDARTISPFEDKMTGFIFKIFANMDPNHRNRIAFLKICSGKFERNKPYLHVGLNKTFRFSSPNAFLADKKSIVEFAYPGDIVGLPDSGNFKIGDTLTEGEILKFKGIPSFSPELFRYVENADPLKFKQLAKGIDQLTDEGVAQLFTQKSNGRKIIGTVGALQFDVIQYRLEHEYGAKCRYENFSLHKACWMETTNKSQLDDFRIRKYNNLALDKHGREVFLADSPYSLQMAIEKFPDIKFHFTSEF; translated from the coding sequence ATGAGTTTAGAAGAAGTAAAACGCCGTAGAACATTCGCCATTGTTAGCCACCCCGATGCAGGAAAAACAACCCTTACCGAGAAGTTGCTGCTTTTTGGAGGTGCTATTCACGTTGCTGGTGCCGTAAAGAGTAATAAAATTAAGAAAACAGCTACATCCGACTTTATGGAGATTGAGCGCCAGCGTGGTATTTCAGTTTCCACATCGGTTATGGAGTTTGAGCATAATGGTTATAAGGTTAACATTCTTGATACACCCGGTCACCAGGATTTTGCCGAGGACACATACCGCACGCTAACTGCTGTTGATAGCGTAATTATTGTTATCGACCACGCTAAGGGTGTTGAGACTCAAACCCGCAAGCTTATGGAGGTTTGTAGAATGCGCAACACGCCGGTGATTGTATTTATCAATAAACTTGACCGTCCGGGCAACGATCCGTTTGAACTACTCGACGAGATTGAGAAAGAATTAAAGATAAAGGTTCGTCCATTGAGTTGGCCAATTAGCCAAGGCCCAACTTTTAAGGGTGTGTATAATTTGTTTGAGCAGAAGCTATTCCTTTTTTCGGGCGACGATAAGCAAACCGTTTCCGATAATATTATTGAAATAAAGGATATTAACTCGCCGGAACTCGATGGCTATATTAAGCCTTTTACCAAAAAATTCCACGAGGAGATAGAACTGGTTAGCGAGGTTTACCCTGAGTTTGATATTAATGCATACTTAGCTGGCGAGCTTGCGCCTGTTTTCTTTGGTAGTGCGCTAAATAACTTTGGCGTAAAGGAGCTGCTCGACTGCTTTGTGCAAATTGCACCTTACCCGCGCCCAACAGTAACCGATGCTAGAACAATTTCGCCTTTTGAGGATAAGATGACGGGATTCATATTTAAAATTTTTGCCAATATGGATCCAAATCACAGGAATAGAATCGCTTTTCTAAAGATTTGCTCTGGTAAATTTGAGCGCAATAAACCCTATTTACACGTTGGTCTCAATAAAACATTCCGTTTCTCGAGCCCTAATGCGTTTTTGGCTGACAAAAAATCGATTGTTGAGTTTGCTTACCCTGGCGATATTGTTGGTTTGCCGGATTCTGGCAACTTTAAAATAGGTGATACCCTAACTGAGGGGGAAATCCTAAAATTTAAGGGTATTCCAAGTTTTTCACCCGAACTTTTTAGGTACGTGGAGAATGCCGACCCATTGAAGTTTAAGCAATTGGCCAAGGGTATTGACCAGCTGACCGATGAGGGCGTTGCGCAGCTTTTCACTCAAAAATCCAACGGGCGTAAAATTATAGGTACAGTTGGTGCACTTCAGTTCGACGTTATTCAGTACAGGTTGGAGCACGAGTATGGTGCGAAGTGCCGATACGAGAATTTTAGCCTTCACAAGGCTTGCTGGATGGAAACCACCAACAAATCACAACTTGATGATTTCCGAATCCGCAAGTACAACAACTTGGCGTTAGATAAGCACGGTCGCGAGGTTTTCCTTGCCGATTCGCCATATTCGCTCCAAATGGCCATAGAGAAATTCCCTGATATAAAATTCCATTTTACTTCGGAATTTTAA
- the gltP gene encoding glutamate:proton symporter — protein MFKKTPLYAKILIGMLIGIAIGVLSVILGINNFVSDYIKPFGTIFLNMLKLVAMPLIFASLVAGVAGLSDITKLSRIGLKTISLYILTTLIAVAIGLVIVNVINPGKFFPDEKRTDFVSKYSIDVAAKQDVAQNFKEQSPLQFLVDIVPENVVRAASDNTLMLQVIFFALIFGVALILAKHPKVSIVKDFVEGLNEVILKIVDIIMLFAPYGVFALMASLIVDFTGNDVSSSLHLFTTLGMYTLAVIIGLIIIITVIYPTFLKLFVGIGFKKFYKSIFPAQLVAFSTSSSAATLPVTMEQVEKKLGVHNDISSFVLPVGVTINMDGTSLYQAVATVFIAQVFGIDLTFSQLLIILITATLASIGSAGVPGAGMVMLIIVLNSVGLPIEGLALIMAIDRPLDMLRTVVNVTGDAMIATLIAKQEGKLQPVD, from the coding sequence ATGTTCAAGAAAACTCCTCTTTACGCCAAAATTCTTATTGGAATGCTTATAGGGATTGCTATTGGCGTTTTATCAGTTATTCTCGGAATCAATAATTTTGTTTCGGACTACATTAAGCCATTCGGTACAATATTCCTGAATATGCTAAAATTAGTGGCGATGCCTTTGATTTTTGCCTCGCTGGTGGCCGGGGTGGCCGGTTTGTCCGATATAACGAAACTATCCCGTATAGGACTTAAAACCATATCACTATATATTCTCACAACCCTTATTGCTGTTGCAATAGGACTTGTTATTGTTAATGTGATTAATCCTGGCAAGTTTTTCCCCGATGAAAAAAGAACAGATTTTGTATCAAAGTACTCCATAGATGTTGCCGCAAAACAGGATGTTGCTCAGAATTTCAAGGAACAATCTCCTTTGCAGTTCTTAGTTGATATTGTTCCTGAGAATGTTGTTCGAGCGGCGTCGGATAATACCTTAATGCTTCAGGTTATATTCTTTGCGTTGATATTTGGCGTGGCCTTAATTCTTGCAAAACATCCAAAAGTGTCAATTGTCAAGGATTTTGTTGAAGGGCTAAATGAGGTTATCCTTAAAATAGTTGATATAATTATGCTTTTTGCGCCATACGGCGTTTTTGCACTTATGGCCTCGTTGATTGTTGATTTTACTGGTAACGATGTTTCATCATCACTGCATCTTTTTACTACGCTAGGAATGTATACGCTTGCGGTTATTATTGGTCTAATTATAATTATAACGGTGATATATCCAACATTCCTCAAATTATTTGTTGGCATTGGATTTAAAAAGTTCTATAAGTCGATTTTCCCAGCCCAACTCGTTGCTTTTTCCACCAGTTCAAGTGCAGCCACTTTGCCTGTAACTATGGAGCAGGTTGAGAAAAAACTGGGTGTTCATAACGATATTTCTAGCTTTGTGCTTCCTGTTGGTGTAACCATTAACATGGATGGGACTAGCCTTTATCAGGCTGTGGCTACTGTATTTATTGCTCAGGTTTTTGGCATCGATTTAACATTTAGTCAATTGCTCATAATTCTAATTACTGCAACTTTAGCATCTATTGGTTCGGCTGGAGTGCCTGGCGCTGGAATGGTAATGCTAATCATAGTGCTGAATTCCGTTGGGTTACCAATTGAAGGTCTAGCGTTGATAATGGCCATTGATAGACCTCTGGATATGCTTCGTACAGTGGTGAATGTAACTGGCGATGCTATGATTGCAACACTTATTGCAAAGCAGGAAGGTAAACTTCAACCGGTCGATTAA
- the fbaA gene encoding class II fructose-bisphosphate aldolase, translated as MTTKRFQAGIITGKQLSDLFEFAKSEKFALPAVNVTGTNTMNAVLETAREVGSPVIIQFSNSGASFIAGKTLSNDGQKASILGAISGAKHVQTLAEAYGVPVVLHTDHAAKKLLPWIDGLLDAGEKHFKETGKPLFSSHMLDLSEEPLHENIEICKKYLTRMAKMGMTLEIELGVTGGEEDGVDNTGVDSSKLYTQPEEVAYAYEELMKISPNFTIAASFGNVHGVYKPGNVVLNPVILKNSQELIQKKFGTAAKPVNFVFHGGSGSEKEKIEEALGYGVIKMNLDTDLQWAYWEGIKNYYTAKKDYLQGQIGNPEGEDAPNKKYYDPRVWLRKGEESIVIRLKEAFADLNAIGRG; from the coding sequence ATGACTACAAAACGATTTCAAGCCGGAATTATAACTGGCAAACAGCTGAGCGACCTATTTGAGTTCGCCAAATCTGAAAAATTTGCTCTTCCTGCAGTAAACGTAACAGGAACAAATACAATGAATGCAGTTTTGGAAACTGCTAGAGAGGTTGGTTCACCTGTAATTATTCAGTTTTCAAATAGTGGAGCATCGTTTATTGCTGGTAAAACATTATCCAACGATGGTCAAAAGGCTAGTATTTTAGGTGCAATTAGCGGCGCAAAACACGTTCAAACACTTGCAGAAGCTTATGGTGTTCCCGTAGTGCTTCATACCGATCATGCTGCTAAAAAACTACTACCTTGGATTGATGGTTTGCTCGATGCTGGTGAAAAGCACTTTAAGGAGACTGGAAAACCTCTTTTCAGCTCACATATGCTCGATTTGTCCGAGGAGCCACTTCACGAGAATATCGAGATTTGCAAGAAATATCTTACCCGTATGGCTAAAATGGGCATGACCCTAGAGATTGAGCTCGGTGTAACCGGCGGCGAGGAGGATGGTGTTGATAATACTGGTGTTGATAGCTCTAAACTTTACACTCAGCCCGAGGAGGTTGCCTATGCTTACGAGGAATTAATGAAGATTAGCCCAAATTTCACCATTGCCGCATCGTTTGGTAACGTTCACGGTGTTTATAAGCCCGGTAACGTTGTATTGAACCCAGTTATCCTCAAGAATTCTCAAGAACTTATTCAGAAAAAATTTGGTACAGCAGCAAAACCTGTAAACTTTGTTTTTCATGGTGGTAGCGGTTCAGAGAAGGAGAAGATTGAGGAAGCGTTAGGATATGGCGTAATTAAAATGAACCTCGATACTGACTTACAGTGGGCATACTGGGAAGGAATTAAGAATTACTATACCGCGAAGAAGGACTATTTACAAGGACAAATTGGTAATCCAGAAGGCGAGGACGCTCCCAATAAAAAGTACTACGACCCACGCGTATGGTTACGCAAAGGCGAGGAGTCTATTGTTATTAGGCTTAAGGAGGCTTTTGCCGACCTTAATGCCATTGGTAGAGGTTAA
- a CDS encoding sugar transporter, which yields MTKKPKLSFWQIWNLSFGFLGVQAGFALQNANVSRILSNLGADLHHLSYFWLLAPIMGLVIQPWVGAASDRTWNRLGRRSPFIFGGAIAAAIGMFFLPNANWAVAIIPPIIFGALMFAFMDASFNVTFQPFRSLVADMTPDEQTNQGYSIQTLLINIGAVIGSFLPFILTNYLGIANTADEGQVPDSVIWSFYIGGSILLVSVLWTVFRTKEYPPKEFAEYQGKTLEEEKAAEHVGFFKTLFSMPKVMGQLAVVQFFSWFALFIMWVYTTPAVAQHIWGAAIGDSTSEAYNEAANWVGVLFGLYSVFAAIFAIFMNKIADKFGRKKTYAFSLLLGGLGFLSIYLFKNHYALIFSMVGVGVAWAAILAMPYAILARSLPAGKTGVYMGLFNITVVVPQIISGILSGTLLKLLFNDSAIYMIIMAGASMLLAALSVSFVKESHS from the coding sequence ATGACAAAGAAACCTAAACTCAGTTTTTGGCAGATTTGGAATCTTAGCTTTGGATTCCTTGGAGTACAAGCAGGATTTGCACTTCAAAATGCCAATGTTTCTCGTATTCTGTCAAACCTTGGTGCTGATTTACACCATTTATCATACTTCTGGTTACTGGCTCCTATTATGGGCTTAGTAATTCAGCCTTGGGTTGGCGCTGCAAGCGATAGAACTTGGAATCGTTTAGGTCGTCGGAGTCCATTTATTTTTGGTGGTGCAATTGCTGCTGCTATTGGTATGTTTTTCTTACCCAATGCAAATTGGGCTGTGGCTATTATCCCGCCTATAATATTTGGTGCATTGATGTTTGCCTTTATGGATGCATCGTTTAACGTAACCTTTCAACCATTCCGTTCTTTAGTGGCAGATATGACGCCCGATGAGCAAACTAATCAAGGGTATTCAATTCAAACATTACTTATTAACATAGGTGCTGTTATTGGCTCATTCCTGCCTTTTATTCTAACAAATTATTTAGGTATTGCTAATACTGCAGATGAGGGTCAAGTGCCTGACTCTGTAATCTGGTCGTTCTATATAGGTGGTTCTATACTATTAGTTTCTGTTCTTTGGACTGTATTCAGAACAAAGGAGTATCCACCTAAAGAGTTTGCCGAGTATCAAGGTAAAACTTTAGAGGAAGAGAAAGCCGCCGAGCATGTAGGATTCTTTAAAACCCTATTTAGTATGCCAAAAGTTATGGGACAACTGGCTGTTGTTCAGTTTTTCTCTTGGTTTGCTCTATTTATAATGTGGGTTTATACAACTCCTGCAGTTGCACAGCATATTTGGGGTGCAGCTATTGGCGATTCAACCTCTGAGGCTTATAACGAGGCTGCAAACTGGGTTGGTGTTCTGTTTGGGCTTTATAGCGTATTCGCTGCAATTTTCGCAATCTTTATGAATAAGATAGCCGATAAGTTTGGCAGAAAGAAAACCTATGCATTTTCGCTTTTACTTGGTGGCCTAGGATTCCTCTCAATATACCTATTTAAGAATCACTATGCGCTAATTTTTTCAATGGTTGGTGTTGGGGTTGCTTGGGCCGCTATTCTTGCAATGCCATACGCAATTCTGGCTCGTTCACTTCCCGCAGGTAAAACTGGAGTTTATATGGGATTATTCAATATAACTGTGGTTGTTCCTCAGATAATAAGTGGAATTCTATCGGGTACTTTGTTGAAACTTCTTTTTAACGATAGTGCAATTTATATGATTATTATGGCTGGTGCTTCGATGCTATTGGCTGCATTATCAGTATCGTTTGTTAAAGAATCTCATAGTTAA
- a CDS encoding cold-shock protein: MKGKVKWFDAAKGFGFIQTEEGSDVFVHYTGIAREGFKRLDEGQEVSFEITQGKRGPQATNVEVLE; this comes from the coding sequence ATGAAAGGTAAAGTAAAATGGTTTGATGCAGCTAAAGGTTTTGGCTTTATTCAAACTGAAGAAGGTAGCGACGTTTTTGTACACTACACAGGTATTGCAAGAGAAGGTTTCAAGCGTCTTGATGAAGGTCAAGAAGTTAGTTTCGAAATCACTCAAGGAAAACGTGGCCCACAAGCTACCAACGTTGAAGTGTTAGAATAA
- a CDS encoding maltose phosphorylase, whose amino-acid sequence MNSYLKHHEWCIIEEGFVPENTRASESLFSIGNGAMGQRANFEEKFSGSTLQGSYIGGVYYPDKTRVGWWKNGYPEYFAKVINSTNWIGIDVYINNEVLDLAKCKVNDFRRVLNMKEGYLERSFICELQSGIKVAVKALRFLSMEDSEIGAIRYSVKVLNSDATVELRPYLDADVHNEDSNYGEKFWDIIDIKGNTLSYIVCRTKKLDFHVGHAMRNFVYVNGQQANVNPQVNTSEKYVDNRFSVNLKSGDEVTLYKFAAVISSLNHEKGIFPKVLEKSMDAAIAKGFDRMFEEQKNAWAEIWLHSDITIEGDVAAQQGIRFNIFQLSQTYTGKDERLNIGPKGFTGEKYGGSTYWDTEAYCLPFYMVTHGQKVARQLLLYRYKQLDKAIENAAKLGFKDGAALYPMVTMNGEECHNEWEITFEEIHRNGAIAFAVYNYVRYTGDKSYLVNFGLELLIGIARYWAQRINFSAEKGKYVMLGVTGPNEYENNVNNNWYTNFIACWCMEYADEAAQYVKLQDSAKYAELVGRIKFDDSKEVAKWREIRANMFYPEDKKLGVYLQQEGYMDKEQILVKDLDVKERPLNQKWSWDRILRSCFIKQADVLQGMYFLEDRFDTDTIKRNYEFYEARTVHESSLSPCVHSVLASRIGNGSKAYELYVRTARLDLDDYNHEVKEGLHITSMAGTWISIVEGFGGMRIREDMLIFNPLIPTEWKSYSFKVWYRENTLKVNVSPKEVTIINEAGDSIIIKVYGKEQRVLPNSSINIPVQKQVFA is encoded by the coding sequence ATGAACTCATACTTAAAACACCATGAATGGTGCATTATAGAGGAGGGCTTTGTTCCTGAAAATACCCGTGCTTCGGAGAGTCTTTTTAGCATTGGTAATGGTGCAATGGGGCAGAGAGCAAACTTTGAGGAGAAGTTTAGCGGTAGTACCCTGCAGGGAAGCTACATTGGTGGAGTTTACTATCCCGATAAAACCCGCGTAGGTTGGTGGAAAAATGGTTATCCTGAGTATTTTGCAAAAGTAATAAACTCAACCAATTGGATTGGTATTGATGTCTATATCAACAATGAGGTGCTAGACTTAGCTAAATGTAAAGTAAACGATTTCCGCAGGGTACTCAATATGAAGGAGGGATACCTTGAGCGTTCGTTTATTTGCGAGTTGCAATCGGGTATAAAGGTTGCAGTTAAAGCGTTACGCTTTTTAAGTATGGAGGATAGCGAGATTGGTGCTATTCGCTATAGCGTAAAGGTGCTCAACTCCGATGCTACTGTAGAATTAAGGCCATACCTCGATGCCGATGTGCATAACGAGGATTCTAACTACGGCGAAAAGTTCTGGGATATTATTGATATCAAAGGGAATACTTTAAGTTACATTGTATGTCGCACCAAGAAACTTGATTTTCACGTAGGGCACGCAATGCGTAATTTTGTTTATGTTAATGGTCAGCAGGCAAACGTAAATCCTCAGGTTAATACCTCAGAAAAATACGTTGATAACCGTTTCTCTGTCAACCTAAAATCTGGCGATGAGGTTACTCTTTATAAGTTTGCTGCAGTTATTTCAAGTTTGAATCACGAGAAAGGAATTTTCCCCAAGGTTCTTGAAAAATCAATGGATGCAGCAATTGCAAAGGGTTTCGATAGAATGTTTGAGGAGCAGAAGAATGCTTGGGCTGAAATTTGGCTACATAGCGATATCACCATTGAGGGAGATGTGGCTGCTCAGCAGGGTATTCGTTTCAATATCTTCCAGCTTAGCCAAACCTACACAGGCAAGGATGAACGTTTGAATATTGGCCCTAAAGGTTTTACTGGCGAGAAGTATGGTGGTTCAACTTACTGGGACACAGAGGCATACTGCTTGCCATTCTATATGGTTACACACGGACAAAAAGTTGCCCGTCAGTTACTTCTGTATCGCTACAAGCAACTCGATAAAGCCATTGAGAACGCTGCAAAACTTGGATTTAAGGATGGAGCAGCATTGTATCCAATGGTAACAATGAATGGCGAGGAGTGCCATAACGAGTGGGAAATCACCTTCGAGGAGATTCACCGTAATGGTGCAATTGCCTTTGCAGTATACAACTATGTTCGTTATACTGGCGATAAGAGTTATCTTGTAAACTTTGGTCTTGAACTGCTTATTGGTATAGCTCGTTATTGGGCACAACGTATCAATTTCTCTGCCGAAAAGGGCAAGTATGTTATGCTTGGTGTAACTGGTCCAAATGAGTACGAGAATAACGTAAATAATAACTGGTACACCAACTTTATTGCTTGCTGGTGCATGGAGTACGCCGATGAGGCTGCTCAGTACGTTAAATTGCAGGATTCCGCTAAATATGCTGAGCTAGTTGGACGTATCAAGTTCGACGATAGCAAGGAAGTTGCTAAATGGCGCGAGATTCGAGCGAATATGTTCTATCCAGAAGATAAGAAATTAGGCGTTTACCTACAGCAGGAAGGCTATATGGATAAGGAGCAAATTCTTGTGAAGGATTTGGATGTTAAGGAACGCCCATTGAACCAAAAGTGGAGCTGGGACCGCATTTTACGCTCTTGCTTTATCAAACAGGCCGATGTTTTGCAGGGTATGTACTTCCTTGAGGATAGATTCGATACCGATACCATCAAACGTAACTACGAGTTCTACGAGGCTCGCACTGTTCACGAGTCATCACTTTCGCCTTGCGTACATAGTGTTCTAGCATCACGCATTGGAAATGGGAGCAAAGCTTATGAACTTTATGTTCGTACAGCCCGCTTAGACTTGGATGACTATAACCACGAGGTTAAGGAAGGTTTACACATTACAAGTATGGCCGGCACCTGGATTTCGATTGTTGAGGGATTTGGTGGAATGCGTATTCGTGAGGATATGTTGATTTTCAACCCATTAATTCCTACCGAGTGGAAATCGTACAGCTTTAAAGTTTGGTACCGAGAAAATACCTTGAAAGTAAATGTTTCTCCCAAAGAGGTAACAATCATTAATGAGGCTGGCGATTCAATAATCATTAAGGTTTACGGCAAGGAGCAAAGGGTATTGCCAAATAGTTCCATTAACATTCCTGTGCAAAAGCAAGTTTTTGCGTAG
- a CDS encoding beta-phosphoglucomutase translates to MNPIKACIFDLDGVVVDTAKYHYLAWKRLAHDLGFEFSEAHNERLKGVSRMRSLEILLEVGGLSFPMDKMEVMAARKNEWYLEHILKMTPDEILPGAKELLEELRMHNIKLALGSASKNAPVILDRIGLTRHFDKILDGNAVAAAKPAPDIFLIAAKALGELPEHCIVFEDAEAGIDAAISAGMRCVGIGSPDNLGKANLVIPNLKQFTYDNLKDYFIS, encoded by the coding sequence ATGAATCCTATTAAGGCTTGCATTTTCGATTTGGATGGTGTTGTGGTTGATACTGCTAAGTATCACTACTTGGCATGGAAGCGATTGGCGCACGATTTAGGCTTTGAATTTAGTGAAGCTCACAATGAGCGTCTTAAAGGGGTTAGCCGTATGCGCTCCCTTGAGATCTTGCTGGAGGTGGGTGGGTTGTCATTTCCTATGGATAAAATGGAGGTGATGGCCGCTCGAAAGAATGAATGGTACCTAGAGCATATTCTTAAAATGACTCCCGATGAGATATTGCCTGGGGCAAAGGAACTGCTAGAGGAGTTAAGAATGCATAATATAAAGTTGGCGCTGGGCTCTGCCAGTAAAAATGCGCCTGTTATTCTCGATAGAATTGGACTCACCCGTCATTTCGATAAAATTCTGGATGGCAATGCTGTTGCCGCTGCAAAACCGGCTCCCGATATATTCCTTATTGCCGCTAAGGCCTTAGGCGAATTGCCTGAGCACTGCATTGTGTTCGAGGACGCAGAGGCTGGGATTGATGCTGCCATTAGTGCTGGTATGCGATGCGTGGGGATTGGTAGCCCCGATAATCTAGGTAAGGCCAATCTTGTTATTCCAAATCTAAAGCAATTCACTTATGATAATTTGAAAGATTATTTTATTTCATAA
- a CDS encoding alpha-L-fucosidase — MKKLILAIFIFIVPYSLLSQNEQNFETDPIILNRIGKWQDLKFGFMMHWGFYSQWSVVESWSICNEPWINRGAVPYIEYVNKYQALNKTFNPVQFDPEYWATLAQEAGMKYFVFTTKHHDGFCMYDTKQTSYSITDPSCPFSTNPKSDVTKALVDAFRAKGFWCGLYFSKPDWHHPDYWAPEWATPDRNVNYNPKDYPERWQRYANFTYNQIEELSTQYGDIDILWLDGGWVRPEWSLTEESRHWLGCKGWIQDINMPKIASMARKNNPDLLIVDRSVHGKYENYRTPEKEVPDSILPYPWETCMTMGNSWSYVENDVYKSTNTLIHMLIDIVSKGGNFLLNVGPSPLGILPEPAIVRMQEIGNWMKVNGKAIYSTRPIYPYKQDKIRFTQAKNGAIYAFYLLEENEPLPNNIKLGKTGFKISSIRILGSNTKLNFKQISDGYEIAIPKSIIANNQIKHAVVFEIK, encoded by the coding sequence ATGAAAAAACTGATTCTTGCAATATTCATTTTTATTGTACCATACTCTCTTCTATCCCAAAATGAACAGAATTTTGAAACAGACCCAATCATTTTAAATAGGATTGGTAAATGGCAAGACCTCAAGTTTGGTTTTATGATGCACTGGGGGTTTTACTCGCAATGGAGCGTTGTGGAATCGTGGTCCATATGTAACGAGCCATGGATTAATAGAGGTGCTGTTCCATACATCGAATATGTGAACAAATACCAAGCACTTAACAAAACCTTTAATCCTGTGCAATTTGACCCTGAATATTGGGCTACTTTGGCACAAGAAGCAGGCATGAAGTATTTTGTTTTTACCACCAAGCATCACGACGGATTCTGTATGTACGACACAAAACAAACCTCGTATTCTATCACAGACCCGAGCTGTCCATTCTCCACAAATCCAAAATCGGATGTTACAAAGGCTCTTGTAGATGCATTTAGGGCAAAAGGGTTTTGGTGTGGACTTTACTTTTCAAAGCCAGATTGGCATCATCCAGATTATTGGGCTCCAGAGTGGGCAACACCCGATAGAAACGTAAACTATAATCCGAAGGATTATCCTGAACGATGGCAACGATATGCCAATTTCACCTACAATCAAATTGAAGAATTATCCACTCAGTATGGTGATATCGATATTCTTTGGCTCGATGGCGGTTGGGTTCGCCCAGAATGGAGTTTAACAGAAGAATCGCGCCATTGGTTGGGATGTAAAGGATGGATTCAGGATATCAATATGCCAAAAATTGCCAGTATGGCAAGAAAAAATAACCCAGATCTTTTAATTGTTGACAGATCGGTTCACGGAAAATACGAGAATTACCGTACACCTGAGAAGGAAGTTCCCGATTCTATTCTACCCTATCCTTGGGAAACTTGCATGACAATGGGAAACTCGTGGTCATATGTGGAAAACGATGTTTATAAGTCGACAAATACACTTATCCATATGCTTATTGATATTGTATCGAAAGGTGGAAATTTCTTGCTAAACGTTGGCCCATCTCCATTAGGAATCCTACCCGAGCCAGCAATAGTTAGAATGCAAGAAATTGGCAACTGGATGAAAGTCAATGGAAAAGCAATTTACTCAACTCGACCAATCTACCCTTACAAACAGGATAAAATTAGATTTACACAGGCAAAAAATGGTGCTATTTACGCCTTTTATTTACTTGAGGAGAACGAACCTCTACCTAACAATATTAAACTTGGAAAAACAGGCTTTAAAATAAGCTCCATTAGGATTCTGGGCTCAAATACAAAGTTAAACTTCAAACAAATCAGCGATGGTTACGAAATAGCGATTCCTAAATCTATTATTGCAAACAATCAAATTAAGCACGCTGTTGTATTCGAAATCAAATAG
- a CDS encoding peptidyl-prolyl cis-trans isomerase translates to MVITKDKIVSISYELKVNGELVDAAEAENPLVFLYGHGQLLQLFEDNLNGLSVGDSFEFMIPPKEGYGEVNDMAIVELPKDIFMVDGELQEDLLVIGNRLPMRDSDGNALDGTVVEVNDSAVVMDFNHPLAGQDLFFTGNVVNVRDASTEELTHGHAHNHAHSHDQEDCGCGCGCH, encoded by the coding sequence ATGGTTATTACAAAGGATAAAATTGTTTCTATTAGCTACGAGTTGAAGGTTAATGGAGAGTTAGTAGACGCCGCCGAAGCAGAAAATCCGTTGGTTTTTCTTTATGGACATGGGCAGTTACTTCAGTTGTTTGAGGACAACCTAAATGGTTTATCGGTAGGTGATTCCTTTGAGTTTATGATTCCTCCAAAAGAAGGATATGGCGAAGTAAACGATATGGCGATAGTTGAACTTCCTAAGGATATTTTTATGGTTGATGGAGAACTTCAGGAGGATCTGTTAGTAATTGGAAATAGATTACCGATGCGCGATTCAGATGGTAATGCGCTTGATGGAACTGTCGTTGAGGTTAACGATAGTGCTGTTGTGATGGATTTTAACCATCCTCTTGCTGGGCAGGATCTTTTCTTTACTGGAAACGTAGTGAACGTAAGGGATGCTTCTACTGAAGAGCTTACTCATGGCCATGCTCATAACCATGCTCATAGTCACGATCAAGAGGATTGCGGATGTGGATGCGGCTGTCACTAA